A window of Paenibacillus sp. 19GGS1-52 contains these coding sequences:
- a CDS encoding GNAT family protein: MSHFPILETERFVLRQLTRDDSIAIFQYFSLDEVTKFYDLESFTNIEQAEELIQKWNQRFERNQAIRWGITLKSENRVIGTCGFHGWMKNHSKAEIGYELTPQYWRQGFMTEVLEKIIEYGFNDLGLNRIEAFVEPENRGSRKVLKKIGFSEEGTLNEYFYWGNRFVDTVIYALLKKEYKVH, encoded by the coding sequence GTGTCTCATTTTCCTATATTAGAAACAGAAAGATTTGTGCTACGACAGCTAACACGAGACGATTCCATAGCAATATTTCAATACTTCTCTTTGGATGAAGTTACGAAGTTTTATGATTTGGAGAGTTTCACAAATATTGAACAAGCAGAAGAACTAATTCAAAAATGGAATCAAAGATTTGAAAGAAATCAAGCCATTCGCTGGGGAATCACTTTGAAGTCGGAAAACAGAGTAATTGGAACATGTGGATTTCATGGTTGGATGAAAAATCATTCTAAAGCGGAAATTGGATATGAATTAACACCACAATATTGGCGACAAGGTTTTATGACTGAGGTGCTTGAAAAGATAATAGAATATGGATTTAATGATCTTGGATTAAACCGCATTGAAGCATTTGTAGAGCCAGAGAATAGGGGATCAAGAAAGGTGCTCAAGAAAATTGGATTCAGTGAAGAAGGGACATTGAACGAATATTTTTATTGGGGAAATCGGTTTGTGGATACTGTGATATATGCATTACTTAAGAAAGAGTATAAAGTGCATTAA